The Flavobacterium sp. 1 genome contains the following window.
GAGAGAAGTAAAAACACTTGCCATTTTACTTTGACTGAAAACGAATGGAAATGTGCAGATTTTTTAATCGGTTATTGGATTGACTACAACGACTTTTTTATTGTGCCAACATCGAAATTGACAAAAACAAGCAGCGGAAAGAAAACCCTTTATAAACTTGTCTTTTCAAGGCTTAAGAAAAAAAGTATGGATGCGAATATTTATTCAGAAAGCTGTACTCCTTTTTTAAATGATTGGGCAACAATTTTAAAATTTGTAGACACCGACAGCCTGAAAAATGACAGCCATTAACATATGCCAGACTGGCGTTCGTTTGAAAAAAATACCTACTTAAATCAGAAGTTTAATTATATCGTTTGCAACGCAATTGTGGACAGTTCATCTTTCATAAAAACATTTTAAATCCCCTAATTAATGGTTCTTATACCATCCTTAGCATTAATTCATCCCAAGAAACTTTTTAGTATTAATTGAATTAATGATGAAAGAATCACTATTGATTTTTTGGAAGTCTAATGGTTTTGCTTCATTTGTAACATTACTTTCAATAATTAATTCCAGTTCGGCTATTTCATCAGATATTGTTCTTTCAATGCAAA
Protein-coding sequences here:
- a CDS encoding protein NO VEIN domain-containing protein translates to MEQDKTPQNINDLVSEIGERMILFKLYSTIYKKEYLEIFKNYSESGYDIGIRNTKNNSKVKIEVKTRQHLVTTTAERSKNTCHFTLTENEWKCADFLIGYWIDYNDFFIVPTSKLTKTSSGKKTLYKLVFSRLKKKSMDANIYSESCTPFLNDWATILKFVDTDSLKNDSH